A section of the Bradyrhizobium oligotrophicum S58 genome encodes:
- a CDS encoding cache domain-containing protein — MAKPRFSLAFRIYAIIGLSFCGLVGLAATQSQNLGTALKEQRQSELSHLAQTALSIAREEYDTIARDKVAPEAAQKKAAERIGKLRYGSGDYFWINDMGPTMVMHPVKPELNGQNLADNKDPNGKRLFVEMVDVVKRQGAGVVDYMWPKPGKDAPQPKMSYVAGFEPWGWIIGTGVYVDDLEAQMWESKRAVFIAATLVILVLGAITLLIARRMSSALASMSGALTQLSNGNFEIELPGLTRSDELGDMARSIEQFRQKIEEKARQTAMLEDEQRQVAERIKSKALKEMAEAVEQAASMAVGEVAQGTGQMADNAKSMTESALTLERNSSSVAAAAEQALATTQTVAKASSQLAASISQISSQVSSSRELTRKAVAASSEAQSTIAKLSEAADKVGAVTSLISEIAGQTNLLALNATIEAARAGDAGRGFAVVASEVKSLAEQTAKATSEIAQQIAEIQDSTRASVTSIGAIGEVIRNVEAVSSGIADAIQAQNSVTIEISRTVEETSAAAREVASQISSVSREASEAGRRSTDIRDGSTTVAEKVQKLRTELVRVIRTSTADVDRRLATRLNINRPGTLQVNGEPVAISVRNLSLGGALLEAIPVQLSVNTSVTLAITGMISDLPGTVTRVGDRTALVQFALNPEQAARLTALVSDRQAA; from the coding sequence ATGGCTAAGCCACGTTTCTCTCTCGCCTTTCGCATCTACGCGATCATCGGGCTGTCGTTCTGCGGACTCGTCGGGCTCGCGGCGACGCAGAGCCAGAATCTCGGGACTGCCCTGAAGGAACAACGGCAGAGCGAGCTCAGCCATCTGGCCCAGACCGCGCTGAGCATCGCACGCGAGGAATACGACACGATCGCGCGCGACAAGGTGGCGCCCGAAGCCGCACAGAAGAAGGCGGCTGAGCGGATCGGGAAGCTGCGCTACGGCAGCGGCGACTACTTCTGGATCAACGACATGGGCCCGACGATGGTCATGCATCCGGTCAAGCCGGAACTGAATGGCCAGAATCTCGCCGACAACAAGGATCCGAACGGCAAGCGCCTGTTCGTGGAGATGGTCGATGTCGTCAAGCGCCAGGGCGCGGGCGTGGTCGACTACATGTGGCCCAAGCCCGGCAAGGACGCGCCGCAGCCGAAGATGTCCTATGTCGCCGGCTTCGAGCCCTGGGGCTGGATCATCGGCACCGGTGTCTATGTCGACGATCTCGAGGCGCAGATGTGGGAGAGCAAGCGTGCGGTGTTCATCGCCGCCACGCTGGTGATCCTCGTGCTCGGCGCCATCACGCTGCTGATCGCGCGTCGAATGTCGTCGGCGCTGGCGTCGATGAGCGGCGCGCTGACCCAGCTCAGCAACGGCAATTTCGAGATCGAGCTGCCGGGCCTGACCCGCAGCGACGAGCTCGGCGACATGGCCCGCTCCATCGAGCAGTTCAGGCAGAAGATCGAAGAAAAGGCACGGCAGACCGCGATGCTCGAAGACGAGCAGCGCCAGGTCGCCGAGCGCATCAAGAGCAAGGCGCTGAAGGAGATGGCCGAGGCCGTGGAGCAGGCCGCCAGCATGGCGGTCGGCGAGGTCGCGCAGGGCACCGGCCAGATGGCCGACAACGCGAAATCGATGACCGAGAGCGCGCTGACCTTGGAGCGGAATTCGAGCAGCGTTGCCGCGGCCGCCGAGCAGGCGCTGGCCACGACCCAGACCGTCGCCAAGGCGTCCTCCCAGCTCGCCGCGTCGATCTCTCAGATTTCCAGCCAGGTCAGCTCGTCGCGTGAGCTGACGCGCAAGGCCGTGGCCGCCTCGTCCGAGGCCCAGTCGACGATCGCCAAACTGTCAGAAGCCGCCGACAAGGTCGGTGCCGTGACCAGCCTGATCAGCGAGATCGCCGGCCAGACCAACCTGCTCGCGCTGAACGCGACCATCGAGGCGGCGCGCGCCGGCGACGCCGGCCGCGGCTTTGCCGTCGTCGCCTCGGAGGTCAAGTCGCTCGCCGAGCAGACCGCAAAGGCCACCAGCGAGATCGCACAGCAGATCGCGGAGATTCAGGATTCCACGCGCGCATCGGTGACCTCGATCGGCGCCATCGGCGAAGTCATCCGCAACGTCGAAGCAGTGTCGTCGGGAATCGCCGACGCGATCCAGGCCCAGAACAGCGTGACCATCGAGATTTCGCGCACCGTGGAAGAGACGTCCGCGGCTGCGCGGGAGGTGGCAAGCCAGATCTCTTCCGTGTCGCGTGAGGCGAGCGAGGCCGGCCGGCGCTCGACCGACATCCGCGACGGCTCGACGACCGTGGCCGAGAAGGTCCAGAAGCTACGGACCGAGCTGGTCCGGGTGATCCGAACCTCGACCGCCGATGTCGACCGCCGGCTCGCGACCCGGCTCAACATCAATCGTCCGGGTACCCTGCAGGTGAACGGCGAACCGGTCGCCATCAGCGTGCGCAACCTCTCGCTCGGCGGCGCCCTGCTCGAGGCGATCCCGGTCCAGCTCTCGGTCAACACATCGGTGACGCTCGCGATCACCGGCATGATTTCGGATCTGCCGGGCACCGTGACCCGCGTCGGCGACCGCACCGCCCTGGTTCAGTTCGCGCTCAACCCCGAGCAAGCGGCACGCTTGACGGCCCTGGTCTCGGACCGACAGGCGGCTTGA
- a CDS encoding feruloyl-CoA synthase: protein MANAERRPSSETSMFAAPSIEAIRRDDGAIILRSRMKLLPAARCSGEWLEHWARNAPDRIFLSERRGDGWARLTYGETLTQVRATAAWMLAQGLGPDRPLAILSDNSIAHAVLALAAQHVGIPVCAISPAYSLMSADHEKLRAMIRLLDPGAIFVAQHGAFARALAAIDGLHRATIIAGDGDGTSTVPLQTLITTKPGSEVDRAFAAVTPDTIAKLLFTSGSTGQPKAVINTQRMMTTSQQAKAQLWTFLREVEGGPVIVDWLPWSHTFGANHNFNLVLAQGGAIYIDGGKPAPGLFETSLANLRSQVPTIYFNVPRGFDMLVAALRADDDLRQKFFTGVKCILYAAAALPQNLWDALNEMSMATIGRPAPLVSAWGATETSPLATDCHFFAERAGNIGVPIPGAELKLVPTGEKLEVRVRGPNVMPGYWKAPELTAAAFDEEGFYRIGDAVTFADPDRPERGLFFDGRITEDFKLSSGTWVNVGALRVAGIAALAPLAQDIVIAGHGTDEVHFLIVPNIVACRGIAGLTETATIGEVLAHPSVRAAIAQGLAKLRTEAVGSSRYATRALLMAEPPVLDAGEITDKGYINQRAVLTRRADLVARLQDDAAPDLIRPGAGD from the coding sequence ATGGCGAACGCTGAACGCCGCCCGTCGTCCGAAACTTCAATGTTCGCAGCGCCATCGATCGAGGCCATCAGGCGCGACGATGGCGCCATCATCCTGCGATCGCGCATGAAGCTGCTGCCTGCCGCGCGCTGTAGCGGCGAATGGCTGGAGCACTGGGCGCGCAACGCTCCGGACCGCATCTTCCTGTCCGAGCGCCGCGGTGACGGCTGGGCTCGCCTGACCTACGGCGAAACATTGACGCAGGTCCGCGCCACCGCGGCCTGGATGCTGGCGCAAGGGCTTGGTCCCGACCGTCCGCTCGCGATCCTGTCCGACAACAGCATCGCGCATGCGGTGCTGGCGCTCGCCGCGCAGCATGTCGGCATCCCCGTCTGCGCGATCTCGCCGGCCTACTCGCTGATGTCGGCCGATCACGAGAAGCTGCGCGCGATGATCCGGCTGCTCGATCCCGGCGCCATCTTCGTCGCCCAGCACGGCGCCTTCGCCCGCGCGCTCGCGGCGATCGACGGCCTGCACCGCGCGACGATCATCGCCGGCGACGGCGACGGAACGAGCACGGTCCCGTTGCAGACCTTGATCACGACCAAGCCAGGCTCCGAAGTCGACCGTGCCTTCGCCGCAGTGACGCCCGACACGATTGCAAAACTGCTGTTCACCTCGGGCTCGACCGGGCAGCCCAAGGCGGTCATCAACACGCAGCGGATGATGACGACCAGCCAGCAGGCCAAGGCGCAGCTATGGACGTTTTTGCGCGAGGTCGAAGGCGGTCCTGTGATCGTCGACTGGCTGCCGTGGAGCCACACCTTCGGCGCCAACCACAATTTCAACCTGGTGCTCGCCCAAGGCGGTGCGATCTATATCGACGGCGGCAAGCCTGCACCCGGCCTGTTCGAGACCTCGCTCGCGAACCTGCGCAGCCAGGTGCCGACGATCTATTTCAACGTGCCGCGCGGCTTCGACATGCTGGTCGCAGCACTCAGGGCGGACGACGATCTGCGGCAGAAGTTCTTCACCGGCGTGAAATGCATCCTCTATGCAGCCGCGGCGCTGCCGCAGAACCTGTGGGATGCGCTCAACGAGATGAGCATGGCCACGATCGGCCGGCCGGCGCCGCTGGTCTCGGCGTGGGGCGCGACCGAGACCTCGCCGCTCGCGACCGACTGCCATTTCTTCGCCGAGCGCGCCGGCAATATCGGCGTGCCGATTCCCGGCGCCGAGCTCAAGCTGGTGCCGACCGGCGAGAAGCTCGAGGTTCGCGTGCGCGGACCCAACGTCATGCCCGGCTATTGGAAGGCGCCGGAGCTCACCGCCGCCGCGTTCGACGAGGAAGGCTTCTACAGGATCGGCGATGCCGTGACGTTCGCCGATCCGGATCGTCCGGAGCGCGGCCTGTTCTTCGACGGCCGCATCACCGAGGATTTCAAGCTCAGCTCCGGCACATGGGTCAATGTCGGCGCGCTGCGCGTCGCCGGCATCGCGGCGCTGGCGCCGCTGGCGCAGGACATCGTGATCGCAGGCCATGGCACCGACGAGGTGCACTTTCTCATCGTGCCCAACATCGTCGCCTGCCGCGGCATCGCGGGCCTGACCGAGACGGCCACCATCGGCGAGGTGTTGGCGCATCCATCGGTCCGCGCTGCGATCGCGCAGGGACTGGCAAAACTGCGCACCGAAGCGGTCGGCTCGTCGCGCTATGCGACCCGCGCGCTCTTGATGGCAGAGCCGCCCGTGCTCGATGCCGGCGAGATCACCGACAAGGGCTACATCAATCAGCGCGCGGTGCTGACCCGGCGTGCCGACCTGGTCGCAAGGCTGCAGGACGATGCAGCACCCGACCTGATCAGGCCCGGCGCAGGCGACTGA
- a CDS encoding MarR family winged helix-turn-helix transcriptional regulator — MSKSASAGAQRDAAKQESEIGLGELENHLGYFLRRLQHWVFRDANAALAAVDLDVILYSILETIAANPGTTQIAVAGALGIERARMVALLDGLQDAGLIVRARSEQDRRAHALGLTPRGRIILKKANALVAAHEKRVARRLGVDNYRRALAALSQFETG; from the coding sequence ATGTCCAAGAGCGCGAGCGCCGGAGCGCAGCGAGATGCCGCCAAGCAGGAATCGGAGATCGGCCTCGGTGAGCTCGAGAACCATCTCGGCTATTTCCTCCGCCGCCTGCAGCACTGGGTCTTCCGTGACGCCAACGCGGCGCTTGCGGCCGTCGATCTCGACGTCATCCTCTATTCGATCCTGGAGACGATCGCGGCCAATCCGGGTACGACGCAGATTGCCGTCGCCGGGGCGCTGGGCATCGAGCGCGCGCGCATGGTCGCCCTGCTCGACGGGCTTCAAGACGCAGGGCTGATCGTGCGCGCACGCTCCGAGCAGGACCGCCGCGCGCATGCGCTCGGCCTGACGCCGCGCGGCCGCATCATCCTGAAGAAGGCCAATGCGCTGGTGGCTGCCCACGAGAAGCGGGTGGCGCGCCGGCTCGGCGTCGACAATTATCGCCGCGCCCTGGCGGCGCTGTCGCAGTTCGAGACCGGCTAG
- a CDS encoding EAL domain-containing protein, whose translation MRLIRCLASLAALGLVMCGAAAPAQAVDAVSVRSDAPAIDLTGILDHQRSDNDRIQVSTAPGTDGIVRRIEVRAREGGQHWIVFALANNTDDQLDRLIVAPHYRVVGSGVLWPDLGLSRIATITPSIGDLPERQESPTADVFRVTLDPGSVVTFVAELRTDKLPQLYLWEPEAYKDKVNSFTLYQGIVIGISGLLALVLTILFVVKGSIMFPAAAALAWAVLVYIGVDFGFWGKVLDMSNNAERVWRASGEAILAATLLVFLFAYLNLSRWHVRYSHITLGWLFFLGSLVAVALFDPAVASGIARMSLLLIAVAGFTLIVYLSSHGFDRAVLLIPTWFLLTVWVGAAGMTVAGQVTNDIVGPALLGGLVLIVMLIGFTVMQHAFAGGGATTGIVSDVERRALALAGSGDLIWDWDVSADKVFTSPETESLLGLKRGTLEGPAAKWLEVLHPLDQDRFRAALDSVLDQRRGRLVQDFRLRTPDGHFMWFALKARPVVGSDGEVSRVVGTLTDVTEFKNAEERLLHDSVHDNLTGLPNRKLFIDRLAAVANFAKSMPAMRPTLMVIDLDRFKQVNDSVGIAVGDSILLTLARRLSRILKPQDTLARLAGDQFGLILLSEQDPARITAFAETIRKTIRAPIAFNEREIFLTASIGLALSDPQTQLSEDIIKDAELAMYHSKRIGGDRIDVYKPAMRARKNDRLTLESELRRSIERQEITILYQPIVRLEDRSIAGFEALARWDHPKLGRMSPIEFITIAEEIGLIVDLGTFVLDQTARQLSVWQRATRLREPIFASVNVSSRQLLRHDLIHDIRSVLARSSVARGSLKIELTESLVMENPEHAAQMLTRIRELGVGLSIDDFGTGHSSLAYLQRFPFDTLKIDQSFVRTTARGTRPVILKSIIALAHDLGMDVVAEGAESDSDAVELYQLGCEYAQGYAFGEPMDADAAMRLLTEERLEAAS comes from the coding sequence TTGCGTCTGATCAGGTGCCTTGCGTCGTTGGCGGCGCTGGGCCTCGTGATGTGTGGTGCCGCTGCCCCCGCTCAGGCCGTTGACGCCGTCAGCGTTCGCAGCGACGCGCCTGCCATCGACCTGACCGGCATCCTCGATCATCAGCGCAGCGACAACGACCGCATCCAGGTCTCCACCGCGCCCGGCACCGACGGCATCGTTCGCCGCATCGAGGTGCGGGCCCGCGAGGGCGGCCAGCACTGGATCGTGTTCGCGCTGGCCAACAACACCGACGACCAGCTCGACCGCCTTATCGTCGCGCCGCATTACCGCGTGGTCGGCTCCGGCGTGCTGTGGCCCGATCTCGGCCTGTCGCGCATCGCCACCATCACGCCCTCGATCGGCGACCTGCCCGAGCGGCAGGAAAGCCCGACCGCCGACGTGTTTCGCGTCACGCTCGATCCCGGCTCGGTCGTCACCTTCGTCGCCGAATTGCGCACCGACAAGCTGCCGCAGCTCTATCTGTGGGAGCCTGAGGCCTACAAGGACAAGGTCAACTCGTTCACGCTGTACCAGGGCATCGTGATCGGCATCTCCGGTCTTCTTGCTCTCGTCCTCACCATCCTGTTCGTGGTCAAGGGCAGCATCATGTTTCCGGCCGCCGCCGCGCTGGCCTGGGCGGTGCTGGTCTATATCGGCGTCGATTTCGGCTTCTGGGGCAAGGTCCTGGACATGTCGAACAATGCCGAGCGGGTCTGGCGCGCCTCGGGCGAGGCGATCCTGGCGGCGACCCTGCTGGTGTTCCTGTTCGCCTATCTCAATCTGTCGCGCTGGCATGTGCGCTATTCGCACATCACGCTGGGCTGGCTGTTCTTCCTGGGGTCGCTGGTCGCGGTGGCGCTGTTCGATCCCGCGGTCGCCTCCGGCATCGCCCGCATGTCGCTGCTGCTGATCGCGGTCGCCGGCTTCACGCTGATCGTCTATCTCTCGAGCCACGGCTTCGACCGTGCGGTGCTGCTGATCCCGACCTGGTTCCTGCTCACCGTATGGGTGGGCGCGGCCGGCATGACGGTGGCGGGCCAAGTGACCAACGACATCGTCGGCCCCGCTCTGCTCGGCGGCTTGGTGCTGATCGTGATGCTGATCGGCTTCACGGTGATGCAGCACGCCTTCGCTGGCGGCGGCGCCACCACCGGCATCGTCTCCGACGTCGAGCGCCGCGCGCTGGCGTTGGCCGGCTCCGGCGACCTGATCTGGGACTGGGACGTCTCCGCCGACAAGGTGTTCACCAGCCCCGAGACCGAGAGCCTGCTCGGCCTGAAGCGCGGTACGCTCGAAGGACCCGCCGCGAAATGGCTCGAGGTGCTGCACCCGCTCGACCAGGACCGCTTCCGCGCCGCGCTCGACAGCGTGCTCGACCAGCGTCGCGGCCGCCTGGTGCAGGATTTCCGGCTGCGCACGCCCGACGGTCATTTCATGTGGTTCGCGCTGAAGGCCCGCCCCGTGGTCGGCTCCGACGGCGAGGTTTCGCGCGTGGTCGGCACGCTCACCGACGTGACCGAGTTCAAGAATGCCGAGGAGCGCCTGCTCCACGATTCCGTACATGACAACCTGACCGGCCTGCCCAACCGCAAGCTGTTCATCGACCGTCTCGCCGCCGTCGCCAACTTCGCCAAGTCGATGCCGGCGATGCGGCCGACCCTGATGGTGATCGATCTCGACCGCTTCAAGCAGGTCAATGACTCCGTCGGCATCGCGGTCGGCGATTCCATCCTGCTGACCCTGGCGCGGCGGCTGTCGCGCATCCTGAAACCCCAGGACACGCTGGCGCGGCTGGCCGGCGACCAGTTCGGCCTGATCCTCTTGTCCGAGCAGGACCCCGCCCGCATCACCGCCTTCGCCGAGACCATCCGCAAGACCATCCGCGCGCCGATCGCCTTCAACGAGCGCGAGATCTTCCTGACGGCGTCGATCGGACTCGCTCTATCCGACCCGCAGACGCAGCTGTCGGAAGACATCATCAAGGATGCCGAGCTTGCGATGTATCATTCCAAGCGCATCGGCGGCGACCGCATCGACGTCTACAAGCCGGCGATGCGCGCGCGCAAGAACGACCGCCTGACATTGGAGAGCGAGCTGCGCCGCTCGATCGAGCGCCAGGAGATCACGATCCTGTACCAGCCGATCGTGCGGCTGGAGGATCGCTCGATCGCCGGCTTCGAGGCGCTGGCGCGCTGGGACCATCCGAAGCTCGGGCGGATGTCGCCGATCGAGTTCATCACCATCGCCGAGGAGATCGGCCTGATCGTCGATCTCGGCACCTTCGTGCTCGACCAGACCGCGCGGCAACTCTCGGTGTGGCAGCGCGCGACGCGGCTGCGCGAGCCGATCTTCGCCAGCGTCAACGTCTCCTCGCGGCAGCTGCTGCGTCACGACCTGATCCACGACATCCGCTCGGTGCTGGCGCGCTCCTCGGTGGCGCGCGGCTCGCTCAAGATCGAGCTGACGGAATCGCTGGTCATGGAGAACCCCGAGCACGCCGCGCAGATGCTGACGCGCATCCGCGAGCTCGGCGTCGGCCTGTCGATCGACGATTTCGGCACCGGCCATTCCTCGCTCGCCTACCTGCAGCGGTTCCCGTTCGACACCTTGAAGATCGACCAGTCGTTCGTGCGCACCACCGCGCGCGGCACCCGGCCGGTGATCCTCAAATCGATCATCGCGCTGGCGCACGATCTCGGCATGGACGTGGTGGCGGAAGGCGCGGAGTCGGATTCGGATGCCGTCGAGCTCTATCAGCTCGGCTGCGAATACGCGCAGGGCTACGCCTTCGGCGAGCCCATGGACGCAGACGCAGCGATGCGGCTCTTGACGGAAGAGCGGCTGGAAGCGGCGAGCTGA
- a CDS encoding NAD(P)H-quinone oxidoreductase produces MEQLPAQMTVVAISKPGGPEVLQPETRPVPKPGPGEILIKVKAAGVNRPDVAQRSGSYPPPPGASDLPGLEVAGEVVALGEGAVRHKLGDTVMSLVAGGGYAQYCIAQDAQAMTVPSALSILEAGALPETLMTVWHNVFERGGLKEGETLLVHGGSSGIGTMAIQLAKAFGAKVLVTVGSQDKADACVKLGADRAINYKAEDFVAVVKEATGGKGANVILDMVGGEYIERNYDAAATDGRIVQIAFLGNPKATVNFVKLMVKRLTHTGSTLRPRSNADKAAMVAAIEAKVMPLLREGRIKPLMDSTFPLNDAAKAHARMETSQHIGKIVLEI; encoded by the coding sequence ATGGAACAGCTGCCCGCGCAAATGACCGTGGTCGCCATCAGCAAGCCGGGCGGACCCGAGGTGCTGCAGCCCGAGACACGGCCCGTTCCGAAGCCCGGTCCCGGCGAGATCCTGATCAAGGTGAAAGCCGCCGGCGTTAACCGTCCGGACGTTGCCCAGCGCTCCGGCAGCTATCCGCCGCCGCCCGGCGCCAGCGATCTCCCGGGGCTCGAGGTCGCCGGCGAAGTCGTGGCGCTCGGCGAGGGCGCCGTCCGGCACAAGCTCGGAGATACCGTGATGTCGCTGGTCGCCGGCGGCGGCTATGCCCAATATTGCATTGCACAGGACGCGCAGGCGATGACGGTGCCATCCGCGCTCTCCATTCTGGAGGCCGGCGCCCTGCCCGAAACCCTGATGACGGTCTGGCACAATGTGTTCGAGCGCGGCGGGCTGAAGGAGGGCGAGACGCTGCTGGTCCATGGCGGATCCTCGGGAATCGGCACCATGGCGATCCAGCTCGCCAAGGCATTCGGCGCCAAGGTGCTGGTCACCGTCGGCTCGCAGGACAAGGCGGACGCCTGTGTGAAGCTCGGGGCGGACCGCGCCATCAACTACAAGGCGGAAGACTTCGTCGCCGTGGTCAAGGAGGCGACCGGCGGCAAGGGCGCCAACGTCATCCTCGACATGGTCGGCGGCGAGTATATCGAGCGCAATTACGACGCTGCGGCCACCGATGGCCGAATCGTGCAGATCGCCTTCCTGGGCAACCCCAAGGCCACGGTCAATTTCGTCAAGCTGATGGTGAAGCGCCTGACCCACACCGGCTCGACCCTGCGCCCGCGCAGCAACGCCGACAAGGCGGCGATGGTGGCGGCGATCGAGGCCAAGGTGATGCCGTTGCTGCGCGAGGGCCGCATCAAGCCATTGATGGACTCGACGTTTCCACTGAACGATGCAGCGAAGGCGCATGCACGCATGGAGACCAGCCAACATATTGGCAAAATTGTGTTGGAGATCTAG
- a CDS encoding DUF1192 domain-containing protein: MAREDDDRPQKAVSHEVGQDLSMLSVEELTGRIGLLRAEIERIEQAVAKKRASRDAAASIFKS; encoded by the coding sequence ATGGCCAGAGAGGATGACGATCGGCCGCAAAAAGCCGTTTCGCACGAGGTCGGACAGGATCTCTCGATGCTGTCGGTCGAGGAACTGACCGGTCGAATTGGCCTCCTGCGCGCCGAAATCGAGCGGATCGAGCAGGCGGTGGCAAAGAAGCGCGCCTCGCGCGACGCCGCCGCCAGCATCTTCAAGTCCTGA
- the rcdA gene encoding protease adaptor protein RcdA, translating into MSDRLLGDGALVQFNERLTNSAAFGTLFREGMDLVEETAAYLDGDGRNEAKALDRAVSLTYATESMRLTTRLMQLASWLLLHRAVKEGEMTLGQANREKTKVKLTAADPGPTDLLEKLPQQLQDLISRSMNLQARVRRLDQTIHSPPPDQSAIGNPLVPHLNRLKAAFEQ; encoded by the coding sequence ATGTCGGACCGTTTGCTGGGCGATGGCGCTCTTGTTCAGTTCAATGAGCGGCTCACCAATTCTGCTGCATTCGGCACGCTGTTCCGGGAAGGCATGGATCTGGTCGAAGAGACCGCTGCCTATCTCGACGGCGACGGCCGCAACGAGGCCAAGGCGCTGGACCGTGCCGTCAGCCTGACCTACGCGACGGAGAGCATGCGGCTCACCACGCGGCTGATGCAGCTGGCGTCCTGGCTGCTCCTGCACCGTGCGGTGAAGGAAGGCGAGATGACCCTGGGCCAGGCCAATCGCGAGAAGACCAAGGTCAAGCTCACCGCCGCCGACCCCGGACCGACCGATCTCCTGGAGAAGCTGCCGCAGCAGTTGCAGGACCTGATCTCGCGCTCGATGAACCTGCAGGCACGGGTGCGCCGCCTCGACCAGACCATCCATTCCCCGCCGCCGGACCAGAGCGCGATTGGCAATCCCCTGGTTCCGCATCTCAACCGGCTGAAGGCCGCGTTCGAGCAGTAA
- the rpmE gene encoding 50S ribosomal protein L31, with protein MKADIHPNYHTITVVMTDGTEYQTRSTWGKEGDKLNLDIDPKSHPAWTGGTQQLMDRGGRVSRFQKKFQGFLKKD; from the coding sequence ATGAAAGCCGACATTCACCCGAATTATCATACGATTACCGTCGTGATGACCGATGGCACCGAGTACCAGACCCGCTCGACCTGGGGCAAAGAGGGCGACAAGCTCAACCTCGACATCGACCCCAAGTCGCACCCGGCCTGGACCGGCGGCACCCAGCAGCTGATGGATCGCGGCGGCCGCGTGTCGCGCTTCCAGAAGAAGTTCCAGGGCTTTCTCAAGAAGGATTGA